The nucleotide window ctggaaagttctcctgcaacaggattatcaaattaagatcctacacctgtatagacatacacacacactaactaaaactGTAGAGTATGGTCTGAAAAGATTCCAATGTTATTTACCAGAAATCACCCCAGTGACAAAGAATATGGTCTAACTGTCCAGAGTGTGGTCTGAATGTCGGGTATGTTAAACAGCTCGGAAGGTTCCATTTTATACACAAGAGAATCATCCAAGGTCATTCTTGGTGAATAAGAGCTGTCACTGTCAGTTTTCTCACACCTGGCTGTCAGAAGCCTCATCACCTTGACAGAGCTGGTAGTCAGCGTCTAGACAAGGTCTTGGAAATGTAGGTATCACCAGAGAAATCACTCAACCTACTAGTTATGGTATGTGGCGTGTATCTTTGGGGAAAATATGTTGCTAATGGTGAAATTCTTTTTAAACTGGCTCCTGGTTTTAGTGTATGGTAGAAGTTAGAAGTAATTAAGTAACTTTGATGTTGATTTTGAAGGTACAGATGTGGTATCTTAATTTGATCGCCGTGTTGCAGGAGAATTTCCTACTGATACATTTTTCACACGGGAAAATCAGGGATTTGTCAGGAGAATTTCCTGCAACACAGGAaatatttgttgtttgttgtgaATTCAaggttttaaaaaggcttctataaagtttgtcatttccacttagaaatttcagacttgattttcccttgtgAAAAATATATCAACcgctacaaaaatgtccatgaattataatccacataataattcatattTCCTTTTGTTGCAGGATTATTTACCTGCTGTAGGAGACTGGCTCAAACTAAGATTCCACATCTGTATGAAGTTTAGTGTCAGCTAAAAAAAGAAAGAAGTGTATTTCACTTTTTATGGTTCGTCCAGAACGTGTTTTCCGAGAGCTTTCAGGGATAATATGTGATTTTCGAGAAATGTTCCATCTAACAGTGAGACAGAAATTGTGTAAATCCTCTTGATTGTGTTAAAAGTCAACGCCCAGTGCAGTGTGTGTAATGTCCTGTGAAGCAGACAGGCTGCGCATGTAGATATTGCCTGCCTCTGCTTTTGATGAGGTGTCAGTTTCCTAAACCGTATTACTAAGACAAGCCAAACCCTGGGAAAGAAAGGATATAAGGAAAGGAATCTAGAAAATATGTGGAACATATGTGTTGTGTACATTATTTGATAAGGAGGACTGTCTGTGCATGGGACGGTGAGcgctgtgtgtggaggggtgtacgaaggggtctgtgtgtgtgagagagcgggGGGTAGAGTAAAGTTTCTCattttccctctctgagctgtgGGGGAGAATGGCTAACTCCGCATGccaaaataatataataaaagGCCTTTGCTCTGGTTTGTTTGAGTGGAGGCTGGCGCTATAAAGTCGTGCTTTTATTTGAGCAGGATGCTGAAGCATGTAGCCCAGCCTGTTACCACTCGTCAATGCTCCAATTGTCGTCTTAGGAATTGCATTGTGGTCATAGACTACATGAGCGAAACAGCTGTTTTTTCTCTGTGCTATACGTCTCGTATGTTTTCATTGCAGCAGACCAAACAATGCTTATAGTGTACAGCAGCTGAATATGTACTGTCGCGCTTACATTCCAATCACTTCTCCCACTTCTTCCTTTCCCGAGAAAACAAGGTTGTGGATCCTTTAACAGTGAACGTCAGTATGTCGGTTTGGGGCCGTATGTGTGCTTCTGTGTTCACCTGCTATGATCAAGGCATCTGAACAGACCGTCTACACAGGATACTGTTACTGTGAGTGAACTATGATGTGTGGGTCCTGCAGGATGGCCTCAGCCCCCTGCTGCTGTCCGCCAGACACGCCCAGACGGAGGTGTGCGGCAGCCTCCTGGACTGGGGAGCCGACGTCAACTCGTGTGATAAGAACGGCAGGTAGGGGAGGACTCATCTGGCAGATCACACGTGCCTTCCACTTCATAACTTCATCTCATCATTACAGGGTTGTCTACAAGCACGTTACATTATAATGCCTtgatggtgaggatgatgatgataatggtgaggatgatgatgatgacggtgagaatgatggtgatggtgagaaGGAGGATGATGATGTTAATGATGAGTATTGTGATGACGACAATGACAATACTATTTCTGACTGTGTGATACAGGACAGCGGTGATGCTGGCTagtgagagcagcagtgtgtctgtagtggaGGTTCTGGTCCAGAGAGGAGCTGACCTCCAGGCTGTGGACTCTTTGGGTCACGACGTCCTGCACTACGCCAAAATGTCTGGCAGCAGTGAAGTCAAGGCCGTCCTCACTGCGGCGCTGCACAAGGCCCACTCCGACTCAGGTGAGACAGGAACTGTCTTCATTACTGGATCGTGCCTAGTATGAGGCAGTTGACCAGAGACTCTAGCAGACTCCTTCAGGCTTAATTTCCCTTCAAATCTATTTGAGGTGTGTGGAAGTTATGACATTCACgcacagtgtttcccaactccagtcctccattGACCTCAACAATACACATTTATTTCTACCCATGTACATCATTGACCTCTTTGTGGTCAAGCTTTGAAATGCAGCTTTTCAGTTTGCCTGTTATGCAGAATTGACCCAACACTGCCATCTTCAGGCTGTCACATGAATGTTgttcccccccttctctcctctcctcattcacAGACACCCCGAAGTCTCCAAAGTCCCCCAAAACTCCTCAGGTAAGTTACCAGTACTTCAGCAATCTTGCTATCTTCTTCCAAACTTCACAACTGCAACCTGTTGTCCTGCTCATTGACCCTACACACATTCACTTGATATGAATGGGATAAATTACACTTATTAGTCTAATCAGAAGGAATAATACAAATTAAACAGTCAGAACCAACCTCTTGCCACAGTATCATCATTAAACAACCTAATCTTGAATAAGATTGATAGCTTTCTTTTTAAAccttgtgttttttttacataatGAAACTCGTTTTGAAATGCACTTCAAGCAgcatgtattttatttaactagggaagtcagttaagaacaaattcttatttacggcctaccagggaacagtgggttaactgccttgttcaggagtagaacaacagattttttaccttgtcagctcggggattcgatccagcaacctttcggttactggcccaacgctctaaccactaggctacctgccaccccaaaacaGGACAATGTATGAGCATGAATCTAACACCTTAGCTAAACAGATTACTCTCCAAGCCCTTGCTACTCCTGGATAAATACCTTCTCTTTGATTACAAGTTCTCCAAATGTTTGATTCTTCTTTTTCACCAGCTAACCTAACTAAACACTGCCGGATCGTTCTTCTGTTTTTGTTCTTCTTTCTTCCCACTCCTTCACTCACACCTCAGCATGATCAAGTGGCTAGATTAGGTGGCGATCCAAGCACAACTCCCAAAAAACGAAAAGCACCTCCACCTCCCATAAGTCCTGTGCAGGTAAaggcatgtctctctctgtcagtcagtcagtctgcatGTCAGTCAGTCTGCCTACTTGTCAGtcagtctgcctgcctgcctgcctgtcagtcagtctgcctgcctgtcaaTCAGTctgcctgtcagtcagtctgcctgtctgttttgGGTCTGTTCGTTTCCCGTCTGTGTGGCTATCTATGTATCTGCTTCCCTTTTGATTGATCAGCCCTGTTTGAGTCAGGTAACACTTTACTTTTACTCTGAATGAAGTTCTTGAACGTTATAATATGTGTTGACCTCGTTTGTGTCTGTTTGAATTCCCAGTAGTAATTACTGTGTCTATAGAGCAAAACGCGTAAGAAATGTAATTCACCTTTGTATCTGTTTGGATACCCAGTGTTGTCCTTAAATGATTTGGACCCTCACCCTGCTTGTCTACTGCTTTCATTCAAGGGCTCTTTGTATTCAGTGCATTAGGgttgttattctgtctgtctcagtgtaaTTGTATGTATTGACTATTGCTGAAGTACTGTAACTGAAATGTCTAGTTCCGAACGCAGGAGTAAACACTGAGAAATGTAATTAATGTTTTATGTTTCCAAACTTTCTAGATGTCGAGCCCCAACTCTCCCGCGTACATGACCCCAAATGAAACTCCGGTTTCCAGTAAAAGTTTTGGATCTAAAGTATTCAATTATAAGGTACATGCACTTACACTCAATCATTTCTTAGAAGTCATTACAGGGCTCTCATTTAAAAGCTATTTTCTCTAAAGTATTATCTTGGTTGTTGCCCGTCATGTTTTTGTTCTGTGTCGATATTTTTGTTTATGTTGGTTTTGCTcactgctcgctctctctctctctctcgtcccccccatcccatcccctcccGGTCTCAGGAGGAGGAGTTGCAGAGCGTGTCTctgagggaggaggtagagaagctACAGGGGGAGAAGTGCATACTGCTAGAGACCATTGAGGATCTGAAGCAGATTGTGGACCAGACTGTGACTATGAGCCAGACGGAGACGGAGCCAGGGCCCAAGGCGAGTTACAGCTACAGCGCAGGCCTTTAATATCACTTGCCTGCGCTGCTTTGATCCCAGGCCTCTAGCATTCTCTGtcccctttctatctctctgGAACCCATTTATACAGCTGCTGTGCTGTGTTTTTAATGGCTAGGGATGTTCAGGTAGAGAATCCTGCCTGCTCCAGGGCACTGTCCTGCTGTAGCTCAAAACCCCACACAGTCACCCACACTGTTGACTAATATTACTACATGTACTAATGGAAGGTTATGGAAGTCTCATGAGATGCCCCAAGAACTTAACATATTCCCTGGTAGTCCAAACCATTGCAGGTTAACTGTATAATTGTGTTGATACAGGCAGAGGACTGTGGGAAGGTAGACTCAGCTCTAGTAGTGGCCCTACAAGCAAAGATTACTGCTCTGTCTCTGGAGAACCAGCAGTTAGCCCAGATACTCAAGGTAAGCTGTCAAACGAAACAACTCGTCATTCCAAGAGCGTAGATATCCCATTATAGTGATAATAGGCCTTTTCTCTGTCAATCGTAATACCAGTGTTTTGTTTACTATAATTTGTCACTCTACATAAGAAATATCCATTAAGATCCTAAAAATCGACTAAACAGTGGTTACTTATTTTTCCTCAattctcatctctccatctctctgtagaAGCGTCCGTCTCCCCAGGGAGGTGAGGGGGGCCATGAAGACTCGTCCCGTCCAGATAGTATGAACTCTAACGCCTCCTACCACACCACCCACGAGTCCCCCAGCGAGACCCTGCTCCAGCCTCAGGTGACCGAGGAGGACATGTCTGAAGGGTCCGCCCTGGAGCTCAGCATCACCTCcttgagacaggaggaggaagagagtgaggtgggggggaaggagggaggcgaGGAGGAGATCAGGCTGCTGAGGGAGACCCTAGGAAGCATCCAGTCTAAACTACAGGAGACGCAGAAGGAGAACCGCACACTCCATGCCAGGTTCATACTTGAGCAGGAtgaggagaagggaagggagggaaaggTGCTGTTTGAGAGTCTAGCAGAGCTCCAGGCCAAGCTGACGGAGACACAGGAGAAACACCAGCAGGCCAGAGAGGAGGTGCTGGCCCTCAGGGCACAGATTGAAAGAGGAGGTGCTGGAGGAAGGGAATTGGCAGAGCAGGAGCTCCAGAGACTGAGAAGCTCTCTGGAGCAGGAAGTGAAAGAGCTGAGGTCCCAGCTGGCCCAGTCAGggcagcagagggagagggatgtagGCCGGATCAGGGAGCTGGAGGCCAGGCTGAAGGCAGCAGACCACAGCTCTGATCACGATAAGAGTTTGCTGGTGGACCGGTACAAGGAGGCACAGGAGGAAATCAGGATGCTGCAGGAGGCGCTGAGGGGGACGGTCCCTGTGGAGGCTGCAGCTAATGACTTTGAGGAGATGAAGGGTGAGCTGGGGAGTGTTATTGATGGGCTGCAGCGCCGCCTGCTGGAGCTGTCCAAGTCCTACAGCGAGGCCAAGAGTGAACTGAGCTCCACCAGGAACCAGCTGGAGGAGACCCGGGCTGTCAAGTCTAAGCCTGGCAGCCCTGTATTCTCCCCAGTCAAAGAGCAGGACACGCTGAGGAGCAGAGTGGAGGAGCTGCAGGCATCGTTAGCCGACACACAGGGCAAGTACTCAGCCTCTCTGGAGGAGATCGCCCTCCTGAAGCAGGAGGCTGATGCTCTGGCCCAGGGGTCAGTGGCATTAGCTGACCACACCCAGGTggtgtcctctctgggcagcgcCATCAAGGACCTGGAGGACCAGGCAGACGCTCTTAGACAACAGCTGTCCCAGAGGGCCCTGCAGGTGGACGCCCTACAGAACAGACTGACTGTGGAGAAGGACCACACACCGGACGACTCTATATCACGGCTGGAGCACGAGCAGATGAGAGGGGGTCTGGAGACTGAGGTGGGCCACCTGACGCAGCTTCTCCAGGGGGCCCTGAGGAAGCAGGATGAGGTGGCTCTGGATGCGGCTGCAGCGTGGCAGGAGCTGAAGGAGGGGAGGAGCAAGAGGGAGGCCCTGCAGGAGCTGGCCGCCAGCAGGGAGAAGGAGAACCACGCTCTGAGCACCAAGCTCAGAGGTGCCCAGGATGCCATAGTTCAGCTGAAGAAGCTGGTGGAGGGACACgtcagctcagagagagagaagaataagaAGGTTTGTAAGTTGGTAGAGTGTTTAGTACAATGTTCACCAGTAATGATATAGCAAATTTCCCTGGTTTGGCAAAGGAAATACTTTGAGTTTAGAAAGCTATCCCTCTAGTTTGCTTCCTCATGACATTTTATTTTGTTGTGGCCATATGATAGACAGTTTCGTTCCTTGTATTGATCCCCCGCGTTGTTTGTGTCTCAGATTGATGACCTGTCGAGAGAGGTGGGGAAGTTAAAGGATGCCTTAAACAGCCTATCCCAGCTATCCTACAGTGCGGGCTCTGCCAAGAGACAGCAGaccctgcagcagcagcagctggaCAACCTACAGCAGCAAGTCAAGCAGCTGCAGTACCAGCTCGGGGTGAGTCGTGAGTCATACACCTTCACACTATAGCTAATATGGCTCATTCAACCATGAATCAGTATACTACATTCACCCTCACTCCGATAGCGTCAGAGAAGACAGGATACACTGTTTACACAAATCCCTTCGACTAAGGACTTTTCCTGGAACAACTGCCAGACAGTTGGAAGCGGAATTGCGATGAATTATGTGCTGAAATTAAGATCTCTGTACTGTCATGATTAGCCTCCGTGTTAGAGCCAAGAGATGTAATGTACTGATACAGGGCATCCTCCTCTGGTCCAGGGGAGGCCAAACGGGACCCTCCTGTATCTCACCATCTGCCGCTGCTTGTCACAGGCTGCACACGTTGGTGTATACGTTGGCTTTATCAAACGTATGCATCAAACTGTATGTGTAgatggcttgacagaaatggtagcagaagttGAATGTTGAACCTTTGTTGCAcacacatccagatgatgctgcgtaatATGTTTGCGCATTAACGCTGTCGGTGTGATCAAGGCGTTAGCCATTGACCACCCTGTTCCTCTGGATGTACTGTGCAAATCAGATGGCTCTGAGGAAGGACATTTGACATGTAGATGCACTCTTTGAAAGTCTACTGTAATTTATGATTTCTGTTTCTGTCACTGCTGGGTGTTTGCCTAAAATATTCAGTCTTTGGTGTATTGCTTATCTTTCATGATTCTGAGCAGTTTCATCATGTTTTTTATAGCTGATGTATGATATTCCACTAACCAATTGGTTAACGCGCTAGCCTGTTTCTGCATCTCTTTACTATAGGAGTCAAAGAGGCAGCACCATGAGATAGTGTCCGTATACAGGATGCATCTCCTATACGCCGTTCAGGTACGTTTTTATGCATACTGGGTACTCTGTGATTTCATATTAAATGGAGCAGATGTGGTTTTAATGGTATTACGTCATTGCTTTGTTCCTCATAGGGTCAGATGGATGAGGACGTTCAGAAAGCCTTGAAGCAGATTCTGAGGATGTGCAAAATGCCAACAGAAGCCAAATGAAGTGTCTGAGATGGAGCAGCCTATCTATCTACTGCCGGTGCTGGAGAGGAGACAAGGAAACGACATCCTTACACGCTGGTCTCCTAACCTACATGGCCTGTCACACATGTGTGCCCCATCCGTCCATCAAAGACACACGTCCAGCCAAATCAAAGATAATGATTCTTTATTTGTCTACAAATTATTTCAGAGGGGAGCTACAATATCCTTGTCAATAGATTTGAATGGCATCCTATCTTTGAACTAGCAGTGTTAGTTTTGTATTGTTGTCAATTAGTTTTTAATTGTAGCACTGGTTTTCATGACAATGATATAATCCAATTTTTGGGACCTCTGCATGCAATTTTTCCTAAATCAACCACATGCAAAATGCTTTTTCGACACATTTATCAATATTTTCCTAATAGCATAAAATGTTTATGAAAACTAATAGTTTCAAATGTATGGAAGATTTTTCTAGATACATTTATGAAATTAAAACAAAGAAGTTTGGTAGTTGTATTTTTTAACAACCCTATTTGGGGGTTTTGTATAAATTCAATATTGTGTGTGATAACCTAGGCCCTTTTTAGTGTCTGCGATCTGTGAATGCCAATTTTACTCAACTGGGGGGTTTTGTCCTCATTTACACCATATTCCCTTGGAGGCTTTTTAAATCAATATGACTTTATGAACAGAATCGACCTTTTGAGTAATGTAACCCCCCATTGCGTCAACAATGATATTTATTGAGCAATGATCCAGTACTTGAAGGGTGAGGTGGTATCAGATCTCTGGGGAGTGTCTCGCTGAGGACAGAAAATACCCATGTGACTAATGCACTTTCATCATGCTGTACTCCCATTCAAACTCTATATTGCCTCAGCAGATTACCTGTCCCATCCGGGACATCTTAGTTTTTGTGTCCCATGTGCCTGCTCTTTCTGTGTTGAAGCCTGACAGACTTGTCTTGATTCTTGATCTTCATCCCTCATTTTGTAATATCATTATAGTGTAAGAACTGTAGCAGGTAGtcgtatttttttgtgtgtgtgtggggggtgaaaCAACCAACTATTTCAGTGTTACTCTATCTTGGTATGGCAGCATGTGAGTCTGTTGGACTGTTGCTCAGCCTCATTCAAACCACTTCatccacatactgtacatgaGCAGTAGAGTAGGTATAGTAAGCACCATAAAACACGAAGTTCATTACTCATAAATATGGCTATAATCTCTGGTGGACAGATGCACGTAACATAATGGTACTAGCATCTGTCGACAGACTGGGATGCGTTACGAACGAGGAACTTTGTTCTGGTAAGCAGATTCTTCATCATTTGGACAAATCACGATTTCGCAGGCGCTCTCGTTTTTAGGAAGGGGACATCCGGCCCATAGATTTGCCCAACATTGGCTGGTTTATCCGTTTAAAGGGGTGGAGATTTAGCTAGTCTTGTTCAAGAGGCCATTGTTCCGGTCTAGAAGCAAGATTTCGACTGCACCTACAGTCTTTCTTCGGTACTGCATCTTAACTGATGCCCGGCCGAGAAAGACAATTCACATAGACGATACAATAgagaaattacatttaaaaagtcCAAAAAAGACACTTAAATCGTCACCTTTGTGCACACACATCCATTTAATGATTTAAATAATTGTCGCTGGGGCAGATTAGATttgtttttatatacattttcatACACAGCCGAACATATACAAATGTTCTATTCATCCAATGTCTGTCATGTTTTTGGATCACGTGATGATGTCGTCGCTAATCGCTCTGTGTGCACTGAGTGCTAGTGAGTTGAGCTGAGTAAATCGGATGCAACCCGAATATAGACGGTCCATGAGTTGGCGTGTGCGAACGTGAGAAGATTACGTTGAAACAACGGTCGGACATTTTAGACGCTCTAGTTCTAGTTTAGTGGTCTCGttagtacattttttaaaacacgTCTCCTGGCGcaattacgcaataattttgttCTGGATGTCCGGGATTAGTAGGGCTCCAATTTGGTGCTGTATCATTGTGGCCTGGTAATAGTAAGAACTGCACTGCCACTGTTGACCTCTACAAATCATGTATTTTACAATAGCCCATGGAATCTGAACTCTTTTGAAAACAAGCTCCATTATAGTTGTACCACTAAAATGGTACAAGGAACAATGCTGAAGATGCATCCAATGAGAAATAGTTGAGTATATTAGTGGGTTGAACACTCTTACATTGACTGTGCCATGTATTACACAGTGTACTCCCATAGTGATCACAGTGATGTGCAATTACAACAGACACGTGATATGCAGGATGACTCCAGTTATGGATGATATACATAACCCGAACatatacataccaccacagtgcTGTACTCTGTGGTTTCAGCATTCTTTGGGCTCCTCACTGTGTTTACACAGGTGGCTCAATTATGGGCAAAcgatctgatctgattggtcaaaagaccaacaTATCagtattgggctgcctgtgtaaacacagcctaaaTTATTGAGGATGATCCACTACAGCGGagcaatataatataatagaacatGATGAAGACAGGAGTGAAGTTATATCCCAGGTCACTCGATGACTCTCTAAATCTCTTGTTAATaaggttaaaaaaaagaagacTTCTCTTCTTTGTGACAGAGGTTAATAAGCATTGCCTGAATGTTTTGAATTTAGAAAGGGATAAGGATGAGATGCCTCTTGTCTCCTGTTGTTTTTACAACTGTTTTTGTAATGGAAACTGATTTTGATGTGTCTGTTTGCCAGTTGTTTTTCACCCAATTCAATAAATTGTGAAGACCTCGCCTGTTGCCTTTTCCATAAATATGGCGTGTATTGATCCAATTGGCTGTGGGGATGATTGCTTTTTATTTCAACCCCTGCCAGAGAGCCCAAGGGCCCTAATCAATAATAAATTAGGATGACAGAGGGGCTTCTGCCAAACAATTAAAGAATGACTAGCTCTGATTTCAACACATACCACTTTTGGTGATGTAAAGCAGGTGGACATCATTTGTTCTCTGCAAAACGTACTTCTTTTTAGAAAAAGTAGAGCATTAGATGGATGTTGAAATGGTAAGCGGCTCAGGTTTCCCCAGGCATGGATGTCTGTGTTATATGTATAATGGCTATTAGAAACGGATTTATCTCTATTAGCCTGACATCAGACTGCATTTACAGCCCTGATGACATCCTCCTTATGTATACAGGGACCTGTTTCAAAGACTTTTGCCTGGACAGTCACTATTCCTTATCTCTGGTCATTATTCATGTCTGTTCCTCTCAGGCCTAGATTCAATCTGTAGCGCAGAAGATCTACACTATAGTGCGAAATTGAAATTAAAAGGCAATGTTCCCATGTTCGAGGAGACCACATTCAAGGTAAATGCTGCCTTGGCCGTAACTAATTTGAAAAAAGAAattaataataaaaatatatattttgtacacAAAGAAAATCAATTACAGGTCAGCATTGAACATTTCTCTCCCGGTTGTTGATCAAAGCTCAGAACGCTTATATCCTTGATCTGACTGAGTTCTATTCGCAACCGCGTCTTTGCAAATgagtggaatcatgaacagtTGTGTGTTCACTATGTTTCCCCCCATCCTCCGGATTTGCCTCCCAGGTAAGCCTTTTTATCAGCACTTTCACCACTGTCTCAAACAGCTGAGGGCCTGAGACATGAAATTAACTACATTTTTCTTTATACATTTTCTTTGACAACCTAGAGAACTTAGGTTGTGAAGTGAAGTAacagttgtcaaaaatataaatagtaaagtatattacagatacccccaaaatgacttaagtagtactttaaagtatttttacttaagcactttacaccactggttctAAAATTGCCCTTTGTCCGGCAtctgcagtaatatctaacaagtaatctaacagaTTCACAACAACTAcgttatacacacaaatgtaaagggatgaataagaatatgtacatacaaatatatggatgaacgatggccgtgcggcataggcaagatgcagtagatggtatagaatacactatatgcatatgagatgagtaatgtaggatatgtagacattattaaagtgacgttatttaaagtgactagtgttacCTTTATTAtataaatgtattacatttattaaagtggccagagatttgagtctgtatgttggcagcagccactctgtgTTATTGATGGCT belongs to Oncorhynchus keta strain PuntledgeMale-10-30-2019 chromosome 9, Oket_V2, whole genome shotgun sequence and includes:
- the rai14 gene encoding ankycorbin codes for the protein MKSLKAKFRKSDAHEWSKNDERLLAAVEHGEVEKVASLLTKKGASAVKLDNEGKSALHVAATRGQTDCLAVILAHGVDTSIIDTSGFSALHLAAKNNHQECAKKLIQSKCVLDALDSSGKTALHHAAASGSIGIVQTLCEHKCPVNIKDTDGLSPLLLSARHAQTEVCGSLLDWGADVNSCDKNGRTAVMLASESSSVSVVEVLVQRGADLQAVDSLGHDVLHYAKMSGSSEVKAVLTAALHKAHSDSDTPKSPKSPKTPQMSSPNSPAYMTPNETPVSSKSFGSKVFNYKEEELQSVSLREEVEKLQGEKCILLETIEDLKQIVDQTVTMSQTETEPGPKAKDCGKVDSALVVALQAKITALSLENQQLAQILKKRPSPQGGEGGHEDSSRPDSMNSNASYHTTHESPSETLLQPQVTEEDMSEGSALELSITSLRQEEEESEVGGKEGGEEEIRLLRETLGSIQSKLQETQKENRTLHARFILEQDEEKGREGKVLFESLAELQAKLTETQEKHQQAREEVLALRAQIERGGAGGRELAEQELQRLRSSLEQEVKELRSQLAQSGQQRERDVGRIRELEARLKAADHSSDHDKSLLVDRYKEAQEEIRMLQEALRGTVPVEAAANDFEEMKGELGSVIDGLQRRLLELSKSYSEAKSELSSTRNQLEETRAVKSKPGSPVFSPVKEQDTLRSRVEELQASLADTQGKYSASLEEIALLKQEADALAQGSVALADHTQVVSSLGSAIKDLEDQADALRQQLSQRALQVDALQNRLTVEKDHTPDDSISRLEHEQMRGGLETEVGHLTQLLQGALRKQDEVALDAAAAWQELKEGRSKREALQELAASREKENHALSTKLRGAQDAIVQLKKLVEGHVSSEREKNKKIDDLSREVGKLKDALNSLSQLSYSAGSAKRQQTLQQQQLDNLQQQVKQLQYQLGESKRQHHEIVSVYRMHLLYAVQGQMDEDVQKALKQILRMCKMPTEAK